In Methanooceanicella nereidis, one DNA window encodes the following:
- the tes gene encoding tetraether lipid synthase Tes, whose amino-acid sequence MAVTRSVSYPELKDGKIQDETLITKISDTKSLCPECLAVVDAEILDDGTKVILSKECKAHGVFSDIYYSDSRIYGRFLNYRAIGNGLSDPMTTISRGCPYDCGICPGHRSHTLLANIDVTNRCNLSCPICFANAKKSGYVYEPSFEEIRHMMTVLRNEKPVPCYAVQFAGGEPTMREDLPEIIKMAKEMGFIQIQIATNGVKLAASKDYCRELRKSPLSTVYLQFDGVTEEPYVRARGFNALPLKLKAISNMRETGLDNIVLVPTLVKDVNSGQVGDIVRFAIENLDVVRGVNFQPVSFTGRIESSELQRQRITIPDFMGLLEDQTSGEITKDDFYPVPCVTPISDLAETWSHESQVRFTVHPHCGCGTYVFIEGNKMIPVTRFVDVSGLLNTLESISIEFKNSRFSKVMVTERLLKEVPKYVDREKMPGNLDYHGIIRSFIRGRSIDALCQFHDNALFIGAMHFQDPYNIDLERLRSCGIHYALPDGRVIPFCSYNMLYREALEKKFSRPSEEHK is encoded by the coding sequence ATGGCTGTGACAAGATCGGTGTCTTACCCTGAATTAAAAGACGGTAAGATACAGGATGAGACTTTAATAACTAAGATATCGGATACGAAGTCCTTATGTCCTGAGTGTCTGGCGGTGGTGGATGCCGAGATCCTGGACGACGGGACAAAAGTGATCCTATCAAAAGAATGTAAGGCGCACGGAGTGTTCAGCGATATCTACTATTCTGATAGCCGGATATATGGCAGGTTCCTGAATTATCGTGCCATCGGCAACGGCCTCAGCGATCCTATGACAACAATCTCCAGGGGCTGTCCTTATGATTGCGGCATATGCCCCGGTCACAGGTCGCATACGCTTCTTGCCAATATAGACGTTACCAACAGATGCAACCTATCATGTCCGATATGCTTCGCCAACGCAAAGAAAAGCGGTTATGTGTACGAGCCGTCGTTCGAAGAGATCCGGCACATGATGACGGTGCTTCGCAACGAAAAGCCCGTCCCGTGCTATGCCGTACAGTTCGCTGGCGGAGAGCCTACTATGAGGGAAGACCTTCCCGAAATAATCAAGATGGCAAAGGAAATGGGATTCATACAGATACAGATCGCCACGAATGGCGTTAAGCTTGCCGCGAGCAAGGATTATTGCCGGGAGTTGAGAAAGTCCCCTCTGTCAACCGTATACCTGCAATTTGATGGGGTCACGGAAGAGCCTTATGTCCGGGCCAGAGGCTTTAACGCTCTTCCCCTTAAGCTGAAAGCCATATCAAACATGAGGGAGACGGGCCTCGATAACATTGTGCTAGTCCCGACGCTCGTCAAAGATGTCAACAGCGGCCAGGTAGGCGACATAGTGCGGTTCGCGATAGAGAACCTTGACGTCGTGAGGGGGGTTAATTTCCAGCCTGTGTCCTTTACCGGAAGGATCGAAAGCTCCGAGCTTCAAAGGCAAAGGATCACCATACCGGACTTTATGGGATTACTGGAAGATCAGACATCCGGGGAGATCACGAAGGACGATTTCTATCCTGTGCCATGCGTGACCCCGATCTCAGACCTGGCAGAAACATGGTCACATGAAAGCCAGGTCAGGTTCACGGTCCATCCCCATTGCGGGTGCGGAACGTATGTGTTCATCGAAGGGAATAAGATGATACCGGTCACAAGGTTCGTGGATGTCAGCGGTCTCTTAAACACCCTGGAAAGTATCAGCATAGAATTTAAGAACTCAAGGTTCTCGAAAGTGATGGTCACAGAAAGGCTGCTCAAGGAAGTCCCGAAGTATGTAGACCGGGAGAAGATGCCCGGAAACCTGGACTATCATGGCATAATCAGGAGCTTCATAAGGGGCAGGTCCATCGACGCGCTTTGCCAGTTCCATGATAACGCGCTATTCATCGGGGCGATGCATTTCCAGGACCCGTATAACATCGACCTGGAAAGGCTCAGGAGCTGCGGCATACACTATGCGCTTCCCGACGGCAGGGTAATACCTTTCTGTTCCTATAATATGCTATACAGGGAGGCGCTTGAAAAGAAATTTTCCAGGCCATCAGAAGAACATAAATAA
- a CDS encoding TrmB family transcriptional regulator: MSDEWVVDSFKRLGLTEYEARAYMALNRIKAGTVSDIHVASGIPRSAIYGALTKLEEKGLIEVEHGKPMRYRSIIPSKAMNKIKSAIDDERDKVLNYLEEAHARGENDEASEAVWTIRGVKNLYNKLSDTLCDAEKDIILIATDPIFVELEKHYSIFGNIRPIINRRIEEGVRVRVVCTQGSDVDLIRSEIPKVEIRVIDPSKPSSKLDFRGGVLMVDNAEVMISILDKMVQGEGKDITAVYTRMDSMISVFKHFAEVEWDSALPV; encoded by the coding sequence ATGAGCGACGAATGGGTTGTGGACTCCTTTAAGCGCCTTGGGCTAACGGAATATGAAGCCCGGGCATATATGGCTTTGAACCGGATCAAGGCAGGAACTGTCTCAGACATACATGTGGCGTCCGGAATACCTCGATCAGCCATCTACGGTGCGCTTACGAAACTTGAAGAGAAAGGGCTGATAGAGGTAGAGCACGGTAAACCGATGCGTTACAGGAGTATAATCCCTTCAAAGGCAATGAATAAGATAAAGAGCGCCATCGACGATGAGCGCGATAAGGTCCTGAACTACCTGGAAGAGGCCCATGCAAGGGGCGAGAACGACGAAGCTTCCGAAGCCGTTTGGACCATAAGGGGCGTTAAAAACCTGTATAATAAGCTGTCAGATACGCTATGCGACGCGGAAAAGGACATCATACTCATTGCGACCGACCCCATATTCGTAGAATTAGAAAAACACTACTCCATATTCGGGAATATCAGGCCGATCATCAACAGAAGGATCGAAGAGGGAGTCAGGGTCCGGGTAGTATGCACCCAGGGATCGGATGTGGACCTGATCAGGTCCGAGATACCAAAAGTCGAGATAAGGGTCATCGACCCGTCTAAACCCTCATCCAAACTGGATTTCAGGGGAGGTGTCCTCATGGTGGACAACGCCGAAGTTATGATAAGCATCCTGGATAAAATGGTACAGGGAGAGGGCAAGGACATCACGGCAGTATATACACGCATGGACAGTATGATATCCGTATTCAAGCATTTTGCCGAGGTCGAATGGGACTCGGCGCTGCCGGTATAA
- a CDS encoding MarC family protein, with product MNIEFFLSATIAIFVMADPFGNIPIFLSLTNFMSGTERRYVITKASVVAGIILIVFALIGKEFMDILAVSINSLRIAGGILLLIIAFDMLMGKETRAKKTDSSPPEVDEEYGSVAITPMATPLIAGPGAMTVTMVYMNEAIGFDKIFILAAIVLAILVSWIILVNCDFLFSIFRKDGTRVLTKVMGIILAAIATEMVIGGLSGAFPALLG from the coding sequence ATGAACATAGAATTTTTTCTCAGCGCGACGATAGCGATATTCGTTATGGCGGACCCGTTCGGTAATATTCCCATATTCCTTTCGCTTACGAATTTTATGAGCGGTACTGAGAGAAGGTATGTGATCACCAAGGCTTCAGTCGTCGCAGGCATCATACTCATAGTGTTCGCATTGATCGGAAAAGAGTTCATGGATATTCTTGCCGTATCGATCAATTCGCTGCGTATAGCCGGAGGTATCCTTCTGCTCATCATAGCGTTCGACATGCTCATGGGGAAAGAGACCAGGGCTAAAAAGACGGACTCTTCGCCGCCGGAAGTGGACGAGGAGTACGGCTCAGTGGCGATCACACCCATGGCGACACCCTTGATCGCAGGCCCGGGAGCGATGACCGTCACAATGGTATACATGAATGAGGCGATAGGTTTTGATAAGATATTCATCCTGGCCGCCATTGTCCTGGCCATTCTGGTATCATGGATCATACTTGTGAACTGTGACTTCCTGTTCAGCATATTCCGTAAGGATGGGACCAGGGTGCTGACAAAGGTGATGGGTATAATCCTTGCGGCGATAGCTACGGAAATGGTCATCGGCGGCCTTAGCGGGGCTTTCCCTGCCTTGCTAGGATGA
- a CDS encoding TATA-box-binding protein produces the protein MSKAEEAKKTITIENVVASTAIGQEIDLKSVTLALEGADYDPEQFPGLVYRTKDPKTAALIFRSGKIVCTGAKSIEDVDRGLKKVFKKMDSVGIKVDPNPEITVQNIVASADLGSVLNLNAIAIGLGLENIEYEPEQFPGLVYRLDVPKVVVLLFGSGKLVVTGGKKPKDAEEAVDRIVRELEGLALI, from the coding sequence ATGAGCAAAGCTGAAGAAGCGAAGAAGACGATAACAATCGAAAATGTCGTAGCATCCACCGCTATCGGACAGGAGATCGACCTCAAGTCCGTCACGCTCGCGCTGGAAGGAGCAGACTATGACCCGGAACAGTTCCCGGGACTGGTATACAGGACAAAGGACCCGAAGACGGCAGCCCTCATATTCAGGAGCGGTAAGATCGTATGCACGGGCGCAAAAAGCATAGAGGATGTGGATCGCGGACTTAAAAAGGTCTTCAAAAAGATGGACAGTGTAGGAATAAAGGTCGACCCGAACCCGGAGATCACCGTCCAGAACATAGTCGCATCAGCGGACCTCGGCTCAGTTCTTAACCTTAACGCCATCGCTATCGGCCTGGGCCTCGAGAACATAGAATATGAACCCGAGCAGTTCCCGGGTCTTGTCTATCGTTTAGATGTCCCGAAAGTGGTCGTACTCTTATTCGGCTCCGGCAAGCTGGTCGTCACAGGCGGCAAGAAGCCTAAGGACGCAGAGGAAGCCGTCGACAGGATCGTAA